A region from the Malus domestica chromosome 07, GDT2T_hap1 genome encodes:
- the LOC103439643 gene encoding pectinesterase 2-like, with product MATNLVSSFFLCVSFALFFSPALSNILNTGIDSWCKKTPYPETCKYTLTHDQKSLSIPNKVSDFKKLAIQVALKRALKAQSHNKWLGQKCRNKKEKAAWADCLSLYEDTIKLLNQTVDPAIKCTDYDSQTWLSTALTNLDTCRAGFVELGVSDFVLPLMSNNVSKLISNSLSLGNSSNVPPVTNLYTEGFPSWVSPGDRKLLQSTPAADVVVAQDGSGNYKTIKEALDVAAKRSGSKRFVIHVKRGVYKENLDIKLKNIFLLGDGLRYTIITGSRSVVGGSTTFNSATVAVTGEGFIARGITFRNTAGPKNHQAVALRSGADLSVFYLCSFEGYQDTLYTHSQRQFYKECYVYGTVDFIFGNAAVVLQNCMIYARKPMSGQKNTITAQGRTDPNQNTGISIHDSRVMAAPDFKSSVGSVKTFLGRPWKEYSRTVFMQSFLDTLVDPAGWLEWSGNFALKTLYYGEYKNIGPGAPTSGRVKWGGYRVITSSSKASKFTVNNFIAGSSWLPATNVPFTAGL from the exons ATGGCAACAAACCTAGTTAGTTCATTCTTCCTTTGTGTCTCCTTTGCTCTTTTCTTCTCACCGGCCCTTTCAAACATTCTCAACACGGGCATAGATTCATGGTGCAAAAAAACCCCCTACCCTGAAACTTGCAAATATACATTGACCCATGACCAAAAATCTCTCTCCATCCCCAACAAAGTATCCGACTTCAAGAAACTTGCAATCCAAGTGGCACTAAAAAGAGCACTCAAAGCCCAAAGTCACAACAAGTGGCTGGGGCAAAAGTGtagaaacaagaaagaaaaggcTGCATGGGCCGACTGTTTGAGCCTTTATGAAGATACCATCAAACTCCTCAACCAAACTGTAGACCCTGCCATAAAATGCACCGACTACGACTCACAAACTTGGCTCAGCACTGCCCTCACAAATCTTGACACATGTCGGGCCGGGTTCGTGGAGCTTGGGGTTTCGGACTTTGTCTTGCCCCTTATGTCCAACAATGTGTCCAAGCTCATTAGTAACAGTCTGTCGCTCGGGAATAGCTCAAATGTTCCACCTGTGACAAATTTGTACACGGAGGGTTTTCCTAGTTGGGTGTCACCGGGTGATAGGAAACTGTTGCAGTCGACACCTGCGGCGGATGTAGTGGTTGCACAAGATGGGTCGGGGAACTATAAGACGATCAAAGAGGCGTTGGATGTTGCAGCGAAGAGGAGTGGGAGTAAGAGGTTTGTGATACATGTGAAGAGAGGGGTTTATAAGGAGAACCTTGATATCAAGTTGAAGAATATTTTTCTACTTGGTGATGGGTTGAGGTATACAATTATCACAGGCAGCCGTAGTGTTGTAGGTGGTTCTACAACTTTCAATTCTGCAACCGTGG CGGTAACTGGTGAAGGCTTCATTGCTCGTGGCATAACATTCCGCAACACAGCTGGTCCAAAGAACCATCAAGCAGTAGCCCTCCGATCAGGCGCCGACCTCTCTGTTTTCTACCTTTGCAGCTTCGAAGGCTACCAAGACACCCTCTACACCCACTCCCAACGACAGTTTTACAAAGAATGCTACGTCTATGGCACCGTTGACTTCATCTTTGGCAACGCAGCCGTGGTTCTCCAAAACTGCATGATTTACGCAAGAAAGCCCATGAGTGGTCAAAAGAACACAATCACAGCCCAGGGACGAACCGACCCAAACCAGAACACGGGCATTTCTATCCACGACTCGCGTGTCATGGCCGCACCGGACTTCAAATCGTCTGTCGGCTCAGTCAAGACATTCTTGGGTAGGCCATGGAAGGAGTATTCACGCACAGTTTTTATGCAATCTTTCCTAGACACCCTGGTTGACCCAGCTGGGTGGCTCGAGTGGAGCGGTAATTTTGCTTTGAAGACATTGTATTATGGAGAATACAAGAACATTGGACCAGGTGCACCTACTAGTGGCAGGGTCAAGTGGGGTGGTTATCGAGTTATAACTAGTTCTTCAAAAGCATCGAAGTTTACTGTGAATAATTTCATTGCTGGAAGCTCATGGTTGCCCGCTACAAATGTGCCATTCACTGCTGGCCTTTGA